The following are encoded in a window of Ogataea parapolymorpha DL-1 chromosome VII, whole genome shotgun sequence genomic DNA:
- a CDS encoding Vacuolar import and degradation protein 27 — protein MNIIKRLLSNANQASADELILIPSGQLYLIRSPKSPKSENECLFSDVVVSIRETSLPFNYQLSINKTGEEGQGLLDDDELDASDNEEEFDTDTSSLKSFLIDEKLKICLFQKHGTYVIAWKDLDGDIGDMFEFRVDPSVSVESINQFMLAVYKCEYERKYKKSSLNLKLEDLQEFVFDRESLFDDDPDLLSTLRTSANIHSSKAVDDSDSDDNFEDALEVTDPKLLFYTNADLLLYDEVTNDYQLKVSSALARILQKDAWSYDLEVISPETKKTLVNVSITNSIDAAFDFDSLSLTFNVDSDSLVLTWALQFPSRKSYEDFQQGFMKCLYETNNKTSWVTLKDDEQQFMIDAINNLKIDEMDVDEDESEDESDDEKPSNIGNNKLFVSDSDSDEDDENGLMKRFRASGVNSGMKLAYKDELAFVSRGDKLGVFRMDQDSKPQFSTAIENISSATKKGKSISPGNMMLQKGDTIMILQDKNDKDKLYKMDLEYGKVVEDWELKKNNSELPVVNFAPNEKFGELTEDQTFLGLSHQSLFRVDPRLREKVVDSEFKQYKTKTNFTQIATTEDGYIAASTKNGEIKLYDKLGKNAKTLIPALGDEFVGLTTSDDGRFVLATCDKYLLLLDVKIKQGRNKNSLGFEKSFDKDSKPVPKKLSLRPEHLAYIRNATGSEPHFTKANFSINRNTKKKEPTAIVTSVGPFAIIWNFKKALQNDSASYSIMRYDSNITSGDFKFNDSKKVVFALPNDVSMASNRAFKKASEQFSVVESRY, from the coding sequence TTTGGATGACGATGAATTGGATGCGTCAGACAATGAGGAAGAGTTTGATACAGACACCAGTTCACTGAAGTCGTTCCTtattgatgaaaaactcaaaatctgtttgttccagaaacacgGCACCTACGTCATTGCGTGGAAGGACCTAGATGGAGACATTGGCGACATGTTTGAGTTTCGTGTTGATCCGTCCGTTTCTGTGGAAAGCATCAACCAGTTCATGTTGGCAGTGTACAAATGCGAGTACGAGAGAAAGTATAAAAAGTCGAGCCTAAATCTCAAATTGGAGGATCTGCAGGAATTTGTTTTCGATAGAGAATCTTTGTTTGACGACGATCCCGACTTATTGTCTACTCTACGCACATCTGCTAATATTCACTCTAGCAAAGCAGTGGATGACTCTGACTCTGATGACAACTTTGAAGACGCTCTCGAGGTTACTGACCCAAAGCTCTTGTTTTACACCAACGCAGACCTTTTACTGTACGATGAGGTCACGAATGATTACCAGCTGAAGGTATCCTCTGCATTGGCTAGAATATTGCAAAAGGATGCCTGGAGCTACGATTTAGAAGTGATCTCCCCAGAAACTAAGAAGACCCTGGTGAATGTGAGCATCACCAATTCAATCGACGCTGCTTTTGACTTTGACTCGCTCTCGCTCACATTCAACGTGGACTCAGACTCATTAGTGCTCACGTGGGCGCTTCAATTCCccagcagaaaaagctaCGAGGATTTCCAGCAAGGGTTCATGAAGTGTTTGTACGAAACCAACAACAAGACCAGCTGGGTGACCTTGAAAGATGACGAGCAGCAATTCATGATTGAcgccatcaacaacctcaaaATAGATGAGATGGACGTTGACGAAGACGAATCGGAAGATGAAAGTGACGACGAAAAGCCGTCCAACATCGGAAACAACAAGCTATTCGTGTCCGATAGCGACAGTGACGAAGATGACGAGAACGGATTAATGAAGCGTTTCCGCGCGAGCGGAGTCAATAGCGGCATGAAGCTGGCGTACAAAGATGAGTTGGCGTTTGTTTCGCGTGGAGACAAATTGGGAGTTTTCCGAATGGACCAAGACTCCAAGCCTCAGTTCTCCACAGCGATCGAAAACATATCCAGTGCTACGAAGAAGGGCAAATCAATTAGTCCAGGAAACATGATGCTGCAAAAAGGTGATACTATCATGATATTACAGGATAAAAATGACAAGGACAAGTTGTACAAGATGGATTTAGAATATGGTAAGGTGGTAGAAGACTGggagttgaagaagaataaTTCTGAGCTTCCGGTGGTCAACTTCGCCCCAAATGAAAAGTTTGGAGAGCTTACTGAAGACCAGACGTTTTTGGGACTGTCGCATCAGTCGCTGTTCAGAGTCGATCCTCGTTTGCGCGAAAAAGTGGTCGACAGCGAATTCAAACAGTACAAGACCAAGACCAACTTCACACAAATTGCAACGACTGAGGATGGATACATTGCTGCATCCACCAAGAACGGGGAAATAAAGCTGTACGACAAGCTGGGAAAAAACGCAAAGACCCTTATTCCAGCCCTCGGCGACGAGTTTGTTGGCCTGACGACATCCGACGACGGAAGGTTTGTCTTGGCAACATGCGACAAGTATCTTCTGTTGCTAGACGTGAAAATCAAACAGGGCAGAAACAAGAACAGCCTCGGGTTTGAGAAGTCGTTCGATAAGGACTCCAAACCCGTCCCCAAGAAATTGTCTCTTAGACCCGAACATCTTGCATATATCCGCAATGCTACTGGTAGCGAACCTCATTTCACCAAGGCCAACTTCAGCATTAATAGAAACaccaagaaaaaagagccaACTGCGATCGTCACATCTGTGGGTCCGTTTGCCATTATTTGGAATTTTAAGAAAGCATTGCAAAACGATAGCGCTTCTTACAGCATTATGAGATACGACTCCAATATCACTTCTGGAGACTTCAAGTTCAACGACTCTAAGAAAGTGGTGTTTGCTCTTCCTAATGATGTCTCGATGGCCAGCAACAGGGCTTTTAAAAAGGCCTCTGAACAATTCAGCGTGGTAGAGTCACGGTATTAG
- a CDS encoding ferredoxin-NADP+ reductase encodes MRLPRPQLIRFFSTPRVAVIGSGPAAFYTSLDILKYDIPVQIDMFEKRPCPFGLVRFGVAPDHPEVKSCQERFHDASKDPRFQFFGNVEIGRDIKLKEIYDNYDSVVYAYGSSKENRLGIAGEDHPAVINSKDFVGWYNGDPRNQDLNPPLDKAEQVTIIGNGNVAMDIVRILLAPSKHWENTDITPYALDMLQKSIVRKVTVSARRGFLESKFSNKEFRECLDLNKYGVAFTGWDAETFEPLLAGMKLGRVEKRRLQLVQKYCQPAAGGKSWRLDYLQTPLGIKVDPKEPSLLKETIFRKNRVLPSGEIVPAEELNSVSNQLLILCIGYKGEALAEFGELNIPFDANRGAIPNKEGRIEGVERSYCVGWIANASRGSINSTVADSSVVASHIVADLSKVQDTAKKGREAITKLLAQRNVKAISWDDWVRIEQYERSQGRKLIDFHSMLSVCNDGS; translated from the coding sequence ATGAGGTTACCCCGGCCTCAGCTGATCAGGTTCTTTTCGACACCTAGAGTTGCCGTGATAGGATCCGGCCCTGCAGCATTCTACACGTCACTCGACATCCTCAAATACGACATCCCTGTGCAGATCGACATGTTTGAAAAAAGGCCGTGCCCGTTTGGACTGGTCCGGTTTGGAGTTGCCCCCGACCACCCGGAGGTGAAGAGCTGCCAGGAACGGTTCCACGATGCCAGCAAGGACCCACGGTTTCAGTTTTTCGGAAACGTGGAAATTGGCCGCGATATTaagctgaaggagatcTACGACAACTATGACAGCGTTGTCTATGCATATGGGTCTAGCAAGGAGAACAGGCTCGGCATCGCGGGAGAGGACCACCCTGCAGTGATCAACTCGAAAGATTTTGTGGGATGGTACAATGGAGACCCGAGAAATCAGGATCTAAATCCGCCGCTAGATAAGGCCGAGCAGGTCACTATCATAGGAAACGGAAACGTGGCCATGGATATAGTGAGGATTCTTCTCGCACCTTCCAAGCATTGGGAAAACACCGATATAACTCCATATGCACTTGACATGCTGCAGAAATCCATCGTGAGAAAGGTCACGGTGAGCGCGCGGCGTGGATTTCTGGAAAGCAAGTTTTCCAACAAGGAATTTAGAGAGTGCCTGGATCTAAACAAGTACGGTGTGGCTTTCACTGGGTGGGATGCCGAAACTTTTGAGCCGCTTCTGGCAGGAATGAAATTGGGACGGGTCGAAAAAAGAAGGCTACAATTGGTCCAGAAATATTGTCAACCTGCTGCAGGGGGCAAGTCGTGGAGGCTTGACTATCTGCAGACGCCCCTGGGGATCAAAGTTGACCCGAAAGAACCTTCTCTGTTGAAGGAGACCATATTCCGGAAAAACCGAGTCTTGCCATCAGGGGAGATTGTGCCCGCCGAAGAGCTCAATTCGGTGTCGAACCAGCTACTAATTCTGTGCATAGGCTACAAGGGCGAAGCATTGGCTGAGTTTGGCGAGCTGAATATCCCCTTCGACGCCAACCGTGGAGCAATCCCCAACAAGGAAGGCCGCATCGAAGGTGTGGAGCGATCGTATTGCGTGGGGTGGATTGCCAACGCATCCCGCGGATCAATCAATTCTACAGTCGCAGATAGCAGTGTGGTTGCTAGCCACATAGTGGCCGACTTGAGCAAAGTTCAGGACACGGCTAAAAAAGGCAGAGAAGCCATAACCAAGCTGCTTGCGCAAAGAAACGTGAAAGCGATCAGCTGGGATGACTGGGTCAGGATCGAGCAGTATGAGCGGTCGCAAGGCCGCAAGCTCATAGATTTCCACTCAATGCTGAGTGTATGTAACGATGGCTCATGA
- a CDS encoding F-type H+-transporting ATPase subunit f, whose amino-acid sequence MAREFFQKYENLCKHIATMSFVFRRNLTTLIPPKVASASNLGSNPAAKRMQHIVSFYSKLPRGEASFPKAKSPLGLYRQKYFDTGSGAPLLHASLFFLAVGYGLEYYFHLSHHKEH is encoded by the coding sequence ATGGCCCGcgaatttttccaaaaataCGAAAACTTGTGCAAACACATCGCCACCATGTCCTTTGTTTTCAGAAGAAACTTGACCACTTTGATCCCACCAAAGGTTGCTTCCGCCTCCAACCTGGGTTCCAACCCTGCTGCAAAGAGAATGCAACACATTGTGTCTTTCTACTCCAAACTGCCAAGAGGTGAGGCCTCGTTCCCAAAGGCTAAGAGTCCATTGGGATTGTACAGACAAAAGTACTTCGACACGGGCTCTGGAGCTCCATTATTGCACGCTTCGCTTTTCTTCCTCGCTGTCGGTTACGGATTGGAGTACTACTTCCACTTGTCCCACCACAAAGAGCATTAG